A genomic region of Candidatus Rokuibacteriota bacterium contains the following coding sequences:
- a CDS encoding helix-turn-helix domain-containing protein, producing MDLVELLKRPEGKTLEFKRELSAPEGALKTIIAFANTAGGTLLVGVEDRSGHVRGVSDPLDLEERLANLISDQVAPRLMPEIEILPWRRTQVLAVRVYPSPSRPHYLERAGPDGGVYVRVGSTNRRADRELVEELRRFGRGEAFDEQPMPDLDSEALDFRAASESFAPVRRIARRDLETLRLVTDHQGRKVPTVGGVLLFGRDRQRHFPDAWIQAGRFRGTDKSRILDRTEIRSHPVQAIEEAIAFVQKHGLHGAEIGAVRRRERWSLPPVAVREAVINAVAHADYAQRGAPLRIAIFDDRLEVENPGLLPFGLTVEDLPRGVSKLRNRVIGRVFHTLGLIEQWGSGVQRMTGACREAGLALPVFEEIGTRFRVALFSERVSAPALDETDQAIVKALARGKGLLTSEIANAIHLTSRSTRTRLARLVAGGLVREVGTGPQDPKRRYYRTEG from the coding sequence ATGGACCTGGTCGAACTGCTCAAGCGCCCGGAGGGCAAGACCCTCGAGTTCAAGCGCGAGCTGTCGGCGCCGGAAGGAGCCCTCAAGACGATCATCGCCTTCGCGAATACCGCGGGCGGAACGCTTCTGGTCGGCGTCGAGGACCGGAGCGGTCACGTCCGCGGTGTCAGCGACCCTCTCGATCTGGAGGAACGTCTGGCCAACCTGATCAGCGATCAGGTGGCCCCTCGGCTCATGCCGGAGATCGAGATCCTACCCTGGCGGCGCACCCAGGTCCTGGCCGTGCGGGTCTACCCGAGCCCGAGCCGCCCGCACTATCTCGAACGCGCGGGGCCCGACGGCGGCGTCTACGTGCGCGTGGGCTCCACCAACCGGCGGGCCGACCGGGAACTGGTCGAGGAGCTGCGCCGCTTCGGGCGCGGCGAAGCCTTCGACGAGCAGCCGATGCCGGACCTCGACTCGGAAGCGCTGGACTTCCGAGCCGCTTCCGAGTCGTTCGCGCCCGTCCGCAGGATCGCCCGCCGCGATCTCGAGACTCTCCGCCTCGTGACGGATCACCAGGGACGCAAGGTGCCCACCGTCGGCGGGGTCCTCCTGTTCGGCCGCGATCGCCAGCGCCACTTCCCCGACGCCTGGATCCAGGCCGGCCGGTTTCGGGGCACCGACAAGAGCCGCATCCTCGACCGCACCGAGATCCGCTCCCATCCGGTGCAGGCCATCGAGGAGGCGATCGCCTTCGTGCAGAAGCACGGACTCCACGGGGCCGAGATCGGCGCCGTGCGCCGCCGCGAACGCTGGAGCCTGCCGCCCGTGGCGGTTCGCGAAGCCGTCATCAACGCGGTCGCGCACGCTGACTACGCCCAGCGCGGCGCCCCGCTGCGCATCGCCATCTTCGACGATCGGCTGGAGGTCGAGAACCCCGGGCTCCTCCCGTTCGGGCTCACCGTCGAGGATCTCCCGCGCGGTGTCTCGAAGCTTCGCAACCGCGTCATCGGGCGGGTTTTCCACACGCTCGGGCTGATCGAGCAGTGGGGCAGCGGCGTGCAGCGCATGACGGGCGCCTGCCGCGAAGCGGGGCTCGCCCTCCCGGTCTTCGAGGAGATCGGCACGCGGTTTCGGGTGGCTCTCTTTAGCGAGCGCGTCAGCGCACCCGCGCTGGACGAGACCGACCAGGCCATCGTGAAGGCCCTGGCGCGCGGCAAGGGGCTGCTCACCAGCGAGATCGCCAACGCGATCCACCTGACCTCGCGCTCCACGCGCACGCGCCTCGCCCGGCTCGTCGCGGGCGGGCTCGTCCGCGAGGTCGGCACGGGGCCGCAGGACCCGAAGCGACGTTACTATCGAACGGAAGGATGA
- a CDS encoding acyl-CoA dehydrogenase family protein: MDFELTREQRAVRAMAREWALAEVAPVIHRYDEAHEFPHEILQSLGKTGLLGALVPEEYGGAALDYVSYALAVEELNRVDASVGITMWAHNSLCTNHIALFGSKEQKAAYLPRLARGEALGAWGLTEPGSGSDAAAMTSRAVPDGSHFILNGSKAFITNAGVAEVAVVMAVTDPARGNKGISAFVLERGMQGFSAGRPYRKLGLHASNTAELIFDSVAVPAANLVGELHKGFVNTLQVLEGGRVAMAAMAVGIAQAALDQALAYMKQRRAFGKTLAEFNGLQGMIADIGTEVEAARLLTLRAAALKDAGRPAKTAASMAKVFASEVAMKAASKALQIHGGAGYITEFPIERIFRDAKLTEIGEGTSEIQRMVIARDILGFRQERTSR; the protein is encoded by the coding sequence GTGGACTTTGAGCTGACGCGCGAGCAGCGGGCGGTCCGGGCCATGGCGCGTGAGTGGGCGCTCGCCGAGGTCGCCCCCGTGATCCACCGCTACGACGAGGCCCACGAGTTCCCCCACGAGATCCTCCAGAGCCTCGGCAAGACCGGGCTGCTGGGCGCGCTCGTGCCGGAGGAGTACGGCGGCGCCGCGCTCGACTACGTCTCGTACGCGCTCGCCGTCGAGGAGCTCAACCGCGTCGACGCCTCGGTGGGCATCACGATGTGGGCCCACAACTCCCTCTGCACCAACCACATCGCGCTCTTCGGCTCGAAGGAGCAGAAGGCGGCGTACCTGCCTCGCCTGGCGCGCGGCGAAGCGCTGGGCGCCTGGGGGCTGACCGAGCCGGGATCGGGATCGGACGCCGCGGCGATGACGTCGCGAGCGGTCCCCGACGGTTCCCACTTCATTCTGAACGGCAGCAAGGCCTTCATCACCAACGCGGGCGTCGCGGAGGTCGCCGTCGTGATGGCCGTCACCGATCCGGCGCGAGGCAACAAGGGCATCTCCGCCTTCGTGCTCGAGCGGGGCATGCAGGGCTTCAGCGCCGGACGCCCCTACCGGAAGCTCGGGCTCCATGCCTCGAACACCGCCGAGCTCATCTTCGACAGCGTTGCCGTGCCCGCCGCCAACCTCGTGGGCGAGCTCCACAAGGGCTTCGTCAACACCCTGCAGGTGCTCGAGGGTGGCCGCGTCGCCATGGCCGCCATGGCGGTAGGCATCGCGCAGGCCGCGCTCGACCAGGCGCTCGCATACATGAAGCAGCGGCGGGCCTTCGGCAAGACGCTGGCCGAGTTCAACGGGCTCCAGGGCATGATCGCCGACATCGGCACGGAGGTCGAGGCCGCGCGCCTCCTCACGCTCCGCGCCGCGGCCCTCAAGGACGCGGGACGGCCGGCGAAGACGGCCGCATCGATGGCAAAGGTCTTCGCGTCTGAGGTCGCGATGAAGGCCGCGAGCAAGGCGCTCCAGATCCACGGCGGCGCCGGCTACATCACGGAGTTCCCCATCGAGCGTATCTTCCGCGACGCCAAGCTGACCGAGATCGGTGAGGGCACCTCGGAGATCCAGCGCATGGTCATAGCCCGCGACATCCTCGGATTCCGTCAGGAGCGGACGTCCCGATGA
- a CDS encoding N-6 DNA methylase: MAKQKKNTRADSSTAANVGYEAQLWQYGAPPAGNANFAWVQHIVHHLGPAGVAGFVLANGSMSSNQSGHRVALAQTHHED, encoded by the coding sequence ATGGCGAAACAGAAGAAGAACACACGGGCAGACTCGAGCACCGCCGCCAACGTCGGCTACGAAGCTCAGCTCTGGCAGTACGGCGCACCGCCGGCGGGCAACGCCAACTTCGCCTGGGTGCAGCACATCGTCCATCACCTCGGGCCCGCGGGCGTGGCCGGCTTCGTGCTGGCCAACGGCTCGATGTCGTCCAACCAGTCGGGCCACAGGGTTGCGCTCGCGCAAACGCACCACGAGGACTGA
- a CDS encoding enoyl-CoA hydratase/isomerase family protein: MTEPSVLYEVRDGVATLTLNRPGVLNALHHDLAAQLADHAEAAAKDPDVWVVVVRGRGRAFSSGMDRKELSAGRIGEAFYRHWIRGLNCLEDMDKLVVAVLHGYSIGGGLQLAVACDLRLAADDAVLGLGATRHGLIPDGSILRLARIIGLGRAKELTLLNDHIGPEAALAMGLVNWVVPAAQIDAKLGEIVEKAFHASRTATGHAKRLLHASFHADPRDMIEKIVRAQQDCMGSWEIKAANQAWDAAKKDARFYPPPPRD; encoded by the coding sequence ATGACGGAGCCGAGCGTGCTCTACGAGGTGCGGGACGGCGTTGCCACGCTCACGCTCAACCGTCCCGGCGTGCTGAACGCCCTTCACCACGATCTCGCGGCGCAGCTGGCGGATCACGCGGAGGCCGCGGCCAAGGACCCGGACGTCTGGGTGGTCGTCGTCCGGGGCAGGGGCCGGGCGTTTTCCTCGGGCATGGACAGGAAGGAGCTTTCGGCGGGGCGCATCGGCGAGGCCTTCTACCGGCACTGGATCCGCGGGCTCAATTGCCTCGAGGACATGGACAAGCTCGTGGTCGCGGTGCTCCACGGCTACTCGATCGGCGGCGGGCTCCAACTCGCGGTCGCGTGCGACCTGCGCCTGGCGGCCGACGACGCCGTCCTTGGGCTCGGTGCCACGCGCCACGGCCTCATCCCGGACGGCTCCATTCTGCGGCTTGCCCGCATCATCGGTCTCGGGCGCGCCAAGGAGCTGACGCTGCTGAACGACCACATCGGACCCGAGGCGGCGCTCGCCATGGGGCTCGTCAACTGGGTGGTGCCTGCGGCGCAGATCGACGCCAAGCTCGGCGAGATCGTCGAGAAGGCCTTTCATGCCTCGCGCACGGCCACGGGCCACGCCAAGCGGCTCCTGCACGCGTCTTTCCACGCGGACCCGCGCGACATGATCGAGAAGATCGTGCGCGCGCAGCAGGACTGCATGGGATCGTGGGAGATCAAGGCGGCGAACCAGGCCTGGGACGCCGCGAAGAAGGACGCCCGCTTCTACCCGCCCCCGCCCCGGGACTAG